A genomic segment from Triticum dicoccoides isolate Atlit2015 ecotype Zavitan chromosome 1A, WEW_v2.0, whole genome shotgun sequence encodes:
- the LOC119282143 gene encoding glycerol-3-phosphate acyltransferase 5-like gives MRPLPSIPRPTPTSHTPTLTTTSEVQQTSSVARSSVGRRRMAAMPSSVVAELEGTLLRDACTFPYFMLVAFEASGLPRFAALLALWPALRLLELLLGRGGLALRCAAFVATAGVPRAELEAVARAVLPKFMADDVDPAAWAAFGACEGRRVVVTRMPRVMVEWFAREHLGAHDVVGCDVEYSRLRRCTGLIKGGRDEAVAERVRALFRDGDRPDLGLGRSEMARSFLPLCKEQLQPPFSADDDDVAKRPKCPPFRPVIFHDGRLVRRPTALMSIAILLWIPLGVLLAIVRITLGIVLPIQALPYVAPFVGGAVITRGRPPAPTTGANGSPTGVLFVCTHRTLMDPVALAFVLGRRVAAVTYSLSRLSEVLSPIPTVRLTRDRDTDAARMRAELARGDVAVCPEGTTCREPFLLRFSALFAELSDRIVPVATNYRVGLFHPTTARGWKAMDPIFFFMNPRPVYEVTFLNQLPAEATCAAGRSPVDVANYVQRILAATLGFECTTFTRKDKYRVLAGNDGIVGAKPAATATATAATKPGWQRRVREVLGFLRFTKID, from the exons ATGCGCCCGCTCCCTTCCATTCCTCGTCCGACTCCCACCTCGCACACTCCCACGCTCACAACTACGTCCGAGGTGCAGCAGACCAGCTCGGTGGCAAGATCGTCGGTCGGTCGACGACGCATGGCGGCCATGCCGTCGTCGGTGGTGGCGGAGCTGGAGGGCACGCTGCTGCGCGACGCCTGCACCTTCCCCTACTTCATGCTCGTGGCGTTCGAGGCGTCCGGCCTGCCGCGCTTCGCCGCGCTGCTGGCGCTCTGGCCGGCGCTGCGCCTGCTGGAGCTGCTGCTGGGCCGGGGCGGCCTGGCGCTGCGCTGCGCGGCGTTCGTGGCCACGGCCGGGGTGCCGCGGGCGGAGCTGGAGGCCGTGGCGCGCGCCGTGCTGCCCAAGTTCATGGCCGACGACGTCGACCCCGCCGCGTGGGCGGCCTTCGGGGCCTGCGAGGGGAGGCGCGTCGTCGTCACCCGCATGCCCCGGGTCATGGTCGAGTGGTTCGCCAGGGAGCACCTCGGCGCGCACGACGTCGTCGGCTGCGACGTCGAGTACAGCCGGCTCAGGCGGTGCACCGGGCTCATCAAGGGCGGCCGCGACGAGGCCGTCGCCGAACGCGTGCGCGCGCTTTTCCGGGACGGCGACCGGCCGGACCTCGGTCTGGGCCGGTCGGAAATGGCACGATCGTTCTTGCCCTTGTGCAAG gagcaactccagccgCCGTTCTCCGCGGACGACGACGACGTGGCGAAGCGACCGAAGTGCCCTCCGTTTCGCCCGGTCATCTTCCACGACGGTCGGCTCGTGCGCCGGCCGACGGCGCTCATGTCCATCGCCATCCTCCTCTGGATCCCCCTCGGCGTCCTCCTCGCCATCGTCCGCATCACGCTCGGCATCGTCCTCCCCATCCAGGCCCTCCCCTACGTCGCCCCCTTCGTCGGCGGCGCCGTCATCACGCGCGGCCGGCCCCCCGCCCCGACTACCGGCGCCAACGGCTCGCCCACGGGCGTCCTCTTCGTCTGCACGCACCGCACGCTCATGGACCCGGTGGCGCTCGCGTTCGTGCTCGGCCGGCGCGTGGCCGCCGTGACCTACTCCCTCTCCCGGCTCTCGGAGGTCCTGTCGCCGATCCCGACGGTGCGGTTGACGCGCGACCGCGACACGGACGCGGCGCGGATGCGGGCGGAGCTGGCGCGGGGCGACGTGGCGGTGTGCCCCGAGGGCACCACCTGCCGGGAGCCCTTCCTGCTCCGCTTCTCGGCGCTGTTCGCGGAGCTGAGCGACCGGATCGTCCCCGTGGCGACCAACTACCGCGTGGGGCTCTTCCACCCGACGACGGCGCGGGGGTGGAAGGCCATGGaccccatcttcttcttcatgaACCCGCGGCCGGTGTACGAGGTGACGTTCCTGAACCAGCTCCCCGCCGAGGCGACGTGCGCCGCCGGGAGGAGCCCCGTCGACGTCGCCAACTACGTGCAGAGGATACTCGCGGCCACGCTGGGGTTCGAGTGCACCACCTTCACCCGCAAGGACAAGTACCGGGTGCTCGCCGGCAACGACGGCATCGTCGGCGCCAAGCCCgccgcgacggcgacggcgacggcggcgaccaagCCAGGATGGCAGCGCCGGGTCAGGGAGGTGCTCGGGTTCTTGCGCTTCACCAAGATCGATTAA